The following are from one region of the Streptomyces fradiae genome:
- a CDS encoding sigma-70 family RNA polymerase sigma factor: MALIASDVDRFEAARPRLEAIAYRLLGSSGEAEDAVQETFLRWQAAEVGRIEVPEAWWTKVLTNYCLNQLTSARARRETYVGQWLPEPLLAGDPMLGPADTAEQRESVSYAVLVLMERLSPGERAVYVLREAFDHSHREIAEILDISEAASQQTYHRAKKHIADGRARTEIDEAAARRIVEEFLAAATSGRTEPLLRLLTQDAISVGDGGGKVPARAKAFEGAVAVATFLRGLFKGGPAQRAIVGGTSEIYAITANGGPAVLAVVDGRVVGLLCLEVAADGIVAVRSQVNPDKLVRATERWAAEGHGEAPLHTL; encoded by the coding sequence ATGGCCCTGATCGCGAGTGACGTGGACCGGTTCGAGGCGGCGCGGCCGCGGTTGGAGGCCATCGCGTACCGGCTGCTCGGGTCGTCGGGCGAGGCCGAGGACGCCGTACAGGAGACGTTCCTGCGGTGGCAGGCGGCCGAGGTCGGGCGGATCGAGGTGCCCGAGGCGTGGTGGACGAAGGTGCTCACCAACTACTGCCTCAACCAGCTGACTTCGGCGCGCGCCCGGCGCGAGACGTACGTCGGGCAGTGGCTGCCCGAGCCGCTGCTCGCCGGCGACCCGATGCTCGGGCCGGCCGACACGGCCGAGCAGCGCGAGTCGGTGTCGTACGCCGTGCTCGTCCTCATGGAGCGGCTGTCGCCGGGCGAGCGGGCCGTGTACGTGCTGCGGGAGGCCTTCGACCACTCGCACCGGGAGATCGCCGAGATCCTCGACATCAGCGAGGCCGCGAGCCAGCAGACGTACCACCGGGCGAAGAAGCACATCGCGGACGGCCGGGCGCGCACCGAGATCGACGAGGCCGCGGCCCGGCGGATCGTGGAGGAGTTCCTGGCGGCGGCGACCAGCGGCCGCACCGAGCCCCTGCTGCGACTGCTCACCCAGGACGCGATCTCAGTCGGCGACGGCGGCGGCAAGGTGCCGGCGCGGGCGAAGGCGTTCGAGGGCGCGGTCGCGGTGGCCACCTTCCTGCGCGGTCTGTTCAAGGGGGGCCCGGCCCAGCGGGCCATCGTCGGCGGAACGTCCGAGATCTACGCCATCACCGCCAACGGCGGGCCGGCCGTCCTGGCGGTCGTGGACGGGCGGGTCGTCGGGCTCCTCTGCCTGGAGGTCGCCGCGGACGGGATCGTCGCGGTGCGCAGCCAGGTCAACCCCGACAAGCTGGTCCGCGCGACGGAGCGCTGGGCGGCGGAGGGGCACGGCGAGGCGCCGCTCCACACCCTCTGA